A stretch of Natator depressus isolate rNatDep1 chromosome 2, rNatDep2.hap1, whole genome shotgun sequence DNA encodes these proteins:
- the KAT2B gene encoding histone acetyltransferase KAT2B isoform X2 encodes MNRLLGIVLDVEYLFTCVHKEEDADTKQVYFSLFKLLRKCILQMGKPVVEGSLESPPFEKPSIEQGVNNFVQYKFSHLPSKERQTIVELAKMFLNRINYWHLETPLQRKLRSPNDDIAGYKVNYTRWLCYCNVPQFCDSLPRYETTQVFGRTLLRSVFTVMRRQLLEQARQEKDKLPQEKRTLILTHFPKFLSMLEEEVYSQNSPIWDQDFMVSSSRTGQLGIQTVISPPPVARSVSYNASPSSLEQPNSGSMSPACKVSSCHDPALGEKRKNTEPYSQEDSKRPRVVGDIPIELINEVMSTITDPAAMLGPETNFLSAHSARDEAARLEERRGVIEFHVVGNSLNQKPNKKIMMWLVGLQNVFSHQLPRMPKEYITRLVFDPKHKTLALIKDGRVIGGICFRMFPSQGFTEIVFCAVTSNEQVKGYGTHLMNHLKEYHIKHNILNFLTYADEYAIGYFKKQGFSKDIKVPKAKYVGYIKDYEGATLMGCELNPRIPYTEFSVIIKKQKEIIKKLIERKQAQIRKVYPGLSCFKDGVRQIPIESIPGIRETGWKPSGKDRGKEPKDPDQLYSTLKTILQQVKSHQSAWPFMEPVKRTEAPGYYEVIRFPMDLKTMSERLKNRYYVSKKLFMADLQRVFTNCREYNPPESEYYKCANILEKFFYTKIKEAGLIDK; translated from the exons ATGAATAGGCTGTTGGGGATCGTGTTGGATGTGGAATATCTCTTCACCTGTGTCCACAAAGAAGAAGATGCAGATACAAAACAAGTTTACTTCTCCCTGTTCAAG CTTTTGAGGAAGtgcatcttacagatggggaaacctgTGGTAGAAGGGTCTTTGGAAAGCCCCCCCTTTGAGAAGCCCAGTATTGAACAG GGAGTGAATAATTTTGTACAGTACAAATTTAGCCACCTACCATCAAAGGAAAGGCAAACGATAGTTGAACTGGCTAAAATGTTTCTAAACCGCATCAACTACTGGCATCTGGAGACACCTTTGCAGCGAAAATTGAGATCACCTAATGATGACATTGCTGGCTATAAAGTGAACTATACAAG GTGGCTGTGTTACTGCAATGTTCCCCAGTTCTGTGACAGTCTACCTCGATATGAAACCACACAGGTTTTTGGGAGAACTCTGCTACGCTCCGTCTTTACTGTTATGAGACGGCAACTCTTGGAGCAGGCTAGACAGGAAAAAGACAAGCTTCCTCAAGAGAAACGAACACTAATCCTCACCCATTTTCCAAA GTTTCTATCCATGCTAGAGGAAGAGGTATATAGTCAGAATTCTCCTATttgggatcaggatttcatgGTGTCCTCTTCTCGAACTGGCCAGCTAGGAATCCAAACAG TTATCAGTCCTCCCCCTGTGGCAAGGTCTGTTTCGTATAATGCAAGTCCTTCATCTCTAGAACAACCCAACAGTGGAAGTATGAGTCCTGCTTGCAAAGTTTCTTCTTGCCATGACCCAGCTCTAG gagagaagagaaagaacaCTGAACCTTATTCTCAGGAAGATTCAAAAAGGCCCAGAGTTGTAGGAGATATTCCTATTGAATTGATCAATGAAGTGATGTCAACAATTACAGATCCAGCTGCGATGCTGGGGCCAGAG ACTAACTTTCTGTCAGCACATTCAGCCCGGGATGAAGCAGCAAGACTAGAGGAGCGGCGGGGAGTGATTGAATTTCATGTAGTTGGAAATTCCCTGAACCAGAAGCCAAACAAAAAGATTATGATGTGGCTAGTTGGCTTACAGAATGTATTCTCCCATCAGCTTCCCAGAATGCCAAAGGAGTACATTACACGCCTGGTCTTTGATCC AAAACACAAGACCCTTGCATTAATAAAAGATGGTCGTGTGATTGGTGGTATCTGTTTCCGGATGTTCCCATCTCAAGGATTTACGGAGATTGTTTTCTGTGCTGTGACTTCTAATGAACAAGTCAAG GGTTATGGAACTCACCTAATGAATCATCTGAAAGAGTATCACATCAAGCATAACATTCTCAACTTTCTCACGTATGCAGACGAATATGCAATTGGCTACTTCAAGAAACAA GGTTTCTCCAAAGATATTAAAGTACCAAAAGCAAAATATGTTGGCTATATCAAGGATTATGAAGGAGCCACTCTAATGGGATGTGAATTAAATCCAAGGATTCCCTACACTGAATTTTCTGTCATCATTAAAAAGCAAAAAGAG ATCATTAAAAAGCTGATTGAAAGGAAACAAGCGCAGATTCGAAAAGTTTATCCTGGCCTTTCCTGCTTCAAAGATGGAGTACGACAGATTCCTATAGAAAGCATTCCTGGAATTA gagagactggctggaaACCAAGTGGAAAAGACAGAGG TAAAGAACCCAAAGATCCAGATCAGCTTTACAGCACATTAAAAACCATCCTGCAGCAGGTGAAG AGCCATCAAAGCGCTTGGCCCTTCATGGAACCTGTGAAGAGAACAGAAGCTCCTGGATATTATGAAGTTATAAGGTTTCCCATGG